The following are encoded together in the Aerococcus mictus genome:
- a CDS encoding superoxide dismutase family protein encodes MSDEKVVVNMLNQKGEDSGTATFEEGDGKVKVTVDFHGLPEGEFAMHIHEYGAASPEEEFADAKSHFNPTGVDHGKKSENGPHLGDLPNIEVPASGDFKGVYEIEGLSLKEDAKYSLHNEGNGTALIVHTGADDYISQPTGDAGGRQLGGVIFPAK; translated from the coding sequence ATGTCAGATGAAAAAGTTGTTGTTAACATGCTTAATCAAAAAGGTGAAGATTCAGGTACCGCTACCTTTGAAGAAGGCGACGGTAAGGTAAAAGTTACTGTAGATTTTCACGGTTTACCAGAAGGTGAATTTGCAATGCACATTCACGAATATGGTGCTGCATCTCCAGAAGAAGAATTTGCTGATGCAAAAAGTCACTTCAACCCAACAGGTGTTGACCATGGTAAAAAATCAGAAAATGGTCCTCACTTAGGTGACTTACCAAACATTGAAGTTCCTGCTAGTGGTGACTTTAAAGGAGTCTACGAAATTGAAGGCCTTTCTCTAAAAGAGGATGCTAAATATTCCCTTCATAATGAAGGTAACGGGACAGCCCTAATTGTACACACTGGTGCAGATGACTATATTTCCCAACCTACAGGGGATGCTGGTGGTCGTCAATTAGGTGGCGTAATCTTCCCAGCTAAATAA